TTAATAGAATGTTGCTTCGGAAAAATGAAACATTTTAGACGGGTTTTTTCACGTTTTGATAAATCAAAGCGCAATTTCCTGTCTTTTCTTGCATTTGTGGGAGCATGTTTATGGTTACGATAAAAACTCAACAGAACCTAGAAGAGCCAGGCAGAAGGGCATATCGGTTAGTGCAGGATAATGATTGCGGATTTCAAGCAGTCCTAGCTAATGGTCGAGTCCCAGCTAATGGTCGTGTATATGATGTTGGGCCGGGACTCAATATGGGTAACATAGACCCTGATGCACGGGTATTTGCAATGAGCCCAGATAAACAATATTTGGCTTTTGCAGCAGGAGATGTGGTTGGGGGGCGCTTCTCGAATATAGATGAGATACATGTGTGGGATCTTAAAACTGGTAACGAGATATACCATGATAAATTGCAAGATAATGCATCCGCACAAGATATAGAATCAATGCAGATTGATGGCTATGTATTGACCGCTGTGGTGGTAAGATGTCGTGTTCATTATCTAAGCCGGTGGGATTTGAGGACGGGTACACGTATGAGTTCTGAGCCTAACAATCAAGGTAGAAGATTAGGGGTCAGTGAGCTGCCACATGGTTATGGCGATATTATTACCAGTGTTGATGGGCTGTCTGAAGCACGATTGATTGAGCATTGTAACAAGGGGGGTCAAGGGGCTGAGATAGATATTCTAGAACACAACGATGTTCGGCGGCACCGTTTTTACTTTAAAGATAGAAACTTTTTTCCTGCAGATATGGACATATCGGGAGGTATGGTGTCTGAAGATATATATGTTAGCC
This genomic interval from Candidatus Babeliales bacterium contains the following:
- a CDS encoding IS5/IS1182 family transposase, with translation LIECCFGKMKHFRRVFSRFDKSKRNFLSFLAFVGACLWLR